The Myxococcota bacterium genome segment CTTCCCCGAGGTCGACTACGACAAGGTCGAGAAGATCCGGGGCTTGAACGTTTCGATCGTGACCAGCGCCACGACCGACGAGGAGGGCCTCGCGCTCCTCACCGGTCTGGGCATGCCGTTCAGGACGTGAGGATCCATGGCAAAGACTTCCAAGAGAATCCAGCAGAAGCGGCTGCGCGCAGC includes the following:
- the rplE gene encoding 50S ribosomal protein L5 (part of 50S and 5S/L5/L18/L25 subcomplex; contacts 5S rRNA and P site tRNA; forms a bridge to the 30S subunit in the ribosome by binding to S13); translated protein: FPEVDYDKVEKIRGLNVSIVTSATTDEEGLALLTGLGMPFRT